From the genome of Astyanax mexicanus isolate ESR-SI-001 chromosome 3, AstMex3_surface, whole genome shotgun sequence:
tctgcTACTCGCttgaaaaaggtttttttttttcctcaagaaAAAATTATGACatccttgctcactttgatgtaggcatccttagtgTTGCTTTATAATGCGCCTtgcgccttatgcatgaaaatagaccagaaaacagacatttAAAGGTTATTGCAGCTCCGCATTGTTCAGTTGCAATCAAAACCAGGAGGACAGATAATTAGTCAAGAACTGCGTCAGGATTTATTTTACAATTGAGGgacaaaaacaagatttttttcatGAGCCGATGGGACATTTCACAATGGCATGATTAAAAACATTGAAATGCACTGGATTTACTGTTGTGCACTGCTCTTTttccactcacactcactcactgcgCACCGGAGGACGCGCTCCATCAAACCAATCCATTAATATTAACCACACTGGAGGACCAAAAGGATGAACGTTGGCGCTACTGGTCACGTACTGTCTGCATATATATCTATTTAcatattatttcatttttgtttactatttataaaatgacaatataaaaGAATGCACACCATACAAACAATGCTGTGGCAATCGGCAAGATATGATGATGGAAATGTACATGTACATCATTGCAggtcatttaaatatatatgtactgtatataaggaTTTCGTTAAGTCTTTACAGGTTGAAATCGAAGCAAACctatagaaagagaaaaagttgGTACCAAAGCATACGTTTCCAAATCGCTACTGTAAAAAAATGATACTTAACAACAAAACCGACTGCCAACAAATATACGTAAAAACGAAGTCATTTGAAACACAAAGTGTTGTTATCTGAAGCAGCCAGTCGATCGTCAATATCCTtttgatttgaggtctgaaagatgcAGCGCTGCCTTCAATATGTCGTTTTCACAgatctgttttcttcttttttgtctgttttacgGGATGCAGAGTGTTACTGGTGCACAGCCAGATTTGGGAAAAAAGagctaaaaaataacaaaatatgtcTCACTCCatttacgtatatatatatatatatttattctgctTTAATGCTTTGTGCACGTTTCGAGTGCCGGAGTGAAACCCGCCGGTTGTTTTAAGTGTACAGTATGACAAATTCAACTATATTCACGTATTACTTTTACTTCAGTCTGGTTTTTTGACCATGCCCATGGATACCATGCTGGTCTCATTCTCAATTCCACAGAATACAAACAGTggaaaatcttgaatcttgaataaaGTCAccgatggggaaaaaaaaaaaaacatgcacattttcaacacatatataaatacaatacaaagtAAGATATAGAAATCAAtcaagtggaaaaaaataaaataataaaacaactgaAAGAAGAAACAGAACAGATCATGGTCCAGTCAGGCAGCACAAGAAATGAGTTTAGTTCTTGACTGATTTTGACTGAAGGCTCAGTTCAGGTGCAGTGCAGTACTGTGATGTAGTGCAAGGATTCTTCAGAGTCAGTCACTTCACTGCCACTGTTCCTCTTCTCTAGGCTTTATCTAACTTTTCAAGCTCAGAGACAAAGATCAAATGGTCCTCTGGAGACTTGCCATGCGTTTTGCTGAGGTGCAGCTTGACTGCATGCTTGCTGACAAAAGTCCTATTGCACAGTTTGCACTGATAGATGGAATTAGAGTCCTCCTCGGTCAAGGCAAGGGAATTGAAGGTCTTGTCCGTTATCATTTTCGTGACCGCCTGCTGCTCCCTCATAAGGTCTAGAGATAACTTTGAGAGGTCCTTCAAACTGAACCCTAAATGGGATTCTAAGTGGCTAATGTAAGTGGAGGGAGTTCTGAACTGGGAGGCGCAGTCGCTGCACAAGAACAGGGGCTGGCCCGAGTCGATGTTCTTCAGGAACTTGGTTCCGCCTGTCCGCCTGAGCTGGTACTTCACGTTGGCCAGCCAGTGAGAGATGGTGGTCATGGAGAGACCAGTGAACTTACAGATATGTACACGCTCCTGAGGACCCAGGTCCGTTATCACAAATTTGCCCTCGGGGGTCTCGCGAAGGCTGGACGCAAACTGAGCCTGCAGAATCAGTAGATGCTGAGGGTTCCAGTTGGACTGCCTCCCTTTCCTCTTCTGGACGTGGGAGAAATCCTCCAGGGCGTCCTCGAAAGCGCTGCCGTCCGCGTCCGACTTCTCGGAGATAGAAGAAGGCGTCGATGACTTTGGTGTCAGGCGGCCCGTGAGGTTTTTCACCATGTCTGAGATGTCCATCAAAGCGTTCTCCCGCAGAGGGGAAGACAACGATTCAGACAAGTTGGAGAGAATGGGGCGGCTGGCGATGCTGCCGCTGTTGTTGTTGTGGCTTATGACGGTGGAGGAGCAGTTGTTTGTGCGCCCGTTGCTGCTCTTGGATTTCGTCAAGTCCATTGGCTGATCGTCGTTGTCGTAATATCTGTTGATGGACTCGACTTGCTTGACCTGAGTTGGGTTGTAAATGGGTTTCTCCATCATGTTGTTGCTGATTTTATAAAGCATCGCTAACGGATCTAGGAGTGGGCTGACGGTTTTGGAAGCCTTGCCTAAGTGAGTGTTCATGATGGACTGCAGCGCACTGAGATGGTTGACTAAAGGCTGTTCTGGTGAGTGGTCAGTGATGATTCCCAAACTGCTGCAACCGTTGCTGACCGGCGTTTTGAGGACATCCATTCCGTTCTTGTCGGGCGTATCTGCGCGGCTCTCCTTCGATTCTGTATCCCTACCGACTGACTCAGTATCCTCTGCGGTACCGTTCTTTGTAGGCTTGGTAAAATCAGCAGGAGGAGGCAAGTCTTTCTTCTCCTTGGGTACAGGAGAAGGCGACTTCGCAGAGCCGTGCTTTGGGATACGCTCAATCGGCTtttcctctttctccttcttcGAGACAATTTTTCCCGTGACTTTCTCCACTAACTCCTCCATGGCTAAGACATTGTTCTTATGGTTTGGGGGTGGGGACGGGCTGCTCGGAGAATGGATGAGGGCACTGGTTTCGGTGGACAGAGACTTCAGACTGCTTGCACTGAAGGTAGGTTGCATTTTGACACTTTGAACTGCAGCAAGAGATTTCACTGACCCTTGCAGCTGGTAGGCAGCGTGGATGCTGGGATAGCCTCCCCACGTGGGGGTACCTGTCTGAGCCTTACTGATCGCGCTGGATACAGTATTTTCTAGAGACTTCAGAATGTCAAGACCCCCTTTTGGAGTCTCCTCCAGATCCTCCTCTCGCAGATATTTGTACTGACCGGGTTTCTCAGGCTTCTCCGGCTTTTCAGATGGATCCTCTTTTTCCTCTTTGATTTTCTTCTCTGGTTCACACACCTCCATTTTTTCATCCGGTGAATCTCTTCTTTCGTCGGCTGCAGAGGAGTGCAGCGGGGAATCTGGTTGCGACTTTATGGTGGGAACCGGCAGACGTGTCGTGGTGGGTGGAAGAGGAATGGATTGAATTTTTTCCTCTACCACTGGGTCAAACACGAGTTGTTTCCCTTTTTTTGAAGCAGAGTTAGTGACTTTGAGGAAATGCCCTGTGACCATCATATGGGCTGTTAGCTGCTGCAGGGTGTCGTGGGAACTCCCACACTCCATGCACTTGAGGATCTGGGCTTTCCTGGCCTCAAACTGCCAGGTGTAACTGGCGCCGTTCTGATAGCCGTAGCGGTTGTTCGCTGTGACGTAGGGGTTTGCAACCTTCTGGTCTTTGGTGGGTGTGGATTCTGCCAGAGGAACACCAGTTGTGCCGGTGATGGACTCGGGCGAACATGGGGACACTAAATCGTGAAAGACTCGCTTTTTGGTAGAGGGAACCAGCTTTGAGGCGAGAGCTGGCATTGGTTCTTTGAGAGGCACTTTCTGGTAGTGTTTAGTTTTGATCATGTGCACGCTCAGGTCTTGCAGGGATTCAAACGAGTGTCCGCAGTACATGCACTTCAAGACTTTCTGAGCATCCTCTTTGCCTTCCATCTCCATCAAGGAGCGTTTCCTTGGCTTGGACCACTTCTTGCCTGCGTCATCCTCCTGGTCTTTATTGTCGTCTCGGTAGTGGCCTGTTTCGTTCATGTGCACAGTGAGGCCGACAAGGGTGTCGTAAGCTGCGCTGCAGTCCTTGCATCTGAATTTGCTGGCACCGGTAAACACAGGCCCGTAGAGTTTATTGTTCTGCCGGTAGAGCTGTACCGTGCTGAAGAGACTGGGCTCTGGCAGGAGGTGGTATGGTGTATGCTGTAAAGTTTTAGCGAGTGCAGCTTGGTGCCAGTCATATGCAACTCCTCCGCTACTGGCGGCACCTACGTTCCCGTTTTTAGAAGTGGTAAACGTAGGGGCGTTCGCGGTGTTGTTGCTCGTGGTGGTGCTGGTTGCTGCGCTAGCGCTAGCACTACCACTAGCTGTGCTAACGCTGCTGGCCCCACTGCTGTTCGTGGTACTTGCATGGCTATTCGCAACACTATTGCTGCTCCCCTTATGGTTGCTGGCGGTACTGTTGCTGCTGGCGCTCATTTGCTTGCTTTTCATAATGTCCTTGGCGATGCTGGACCAGGAGGCGTCCGAGATCAGATCTGCATAGACGGCTTTCATTTGTGCAAGACTGTCCTGCAAAGAAAGGCCGGGCTCTGTCTCCATGTCCTCCGCCTCCTCCTTGTCCTGGCCCTCTTTGGACGAGGTGGTGCTTTTGAAGTCGGCCAGGTGATCGCTGGTGTCGCTGAGGGGCGAGCCGTACCCAGCGTCTGGGTTGGTGCCATTGCTGAGAGGGGAGTTTTGATAGCTTAGCTGCTCACGTGCATCATCCTCCTCGTTGCACAGGTACTCTGTGTCCTGGCCGTCTAAGGAGAGGCCGTCATCCTGCAGGTGCTCCTCATCGATCTTGGCTGCCTTCAGCTCGTCCTCAGGCACATAGGCTGTGAAaacagagagaggggaaaaaacgATGATGAGACAAAAGGtctaaagagagcgagagagaaagataaagtgcatttttttttacatggatttAGGTAGTGCATAGTTATTCTGCGGTTTTGAATCCTTTAAGATGAAGAAGTGCTAAGGGAAggtgtgcatatatgtgtgtatatatgtgtatatacgtgtgtgtgtgagagagaaagtgagagagagccaCTACATAATGATCCTAAAGAGATTTCTTGTCAATAGTCCTGGCAGAGGACACAGGTTTGCAATTATAAAGTGGCAAACATCCATATCTTGACTATGATAGATAGTACCCTTCACTGCTGAGACTAACAAAGCTATCGAATATTATAGCTCAGCAAGGGTAAAGGGGAGCATGGATGAGCAAGAAAAATAAGTCCCCTTGAGAATGAAAACCAGGGACAACAGCACAAAAAAAAGAacgtcatgaaaaaaaaaaaaaacgagatcagacagttaaagagagagaaacaaaaaagagaaaaacctgCCTAGTGGAAAATTTGAGTGCAAAATCTTTTGCTTTTCTAttgtatatttactgtgtacgAGAACAGGCAGCGTTATATATCAACACTAGAccttattgtatatatatatatatatatatatatatatatatatatatatatatactgtaaacccataagttcTTTGTTGAACTTAATGAATTAAGTTTGCTTTacataaaaatgaacttttcgaattttgagttagctgaacctTTGTAggcacacatactgtacattcaaccagtgatctttgagttgaaccaacttataaatACTTTTGTTTTTAATTCTGTTGCCATTTCATTCATTCCATCATTCATTCCATCATTCATTCAATCATTCGTTTTACAATGTCTAGTtgtgtgtctctagtatgaatgaatgctatgtgagctgtgtttttgtgaaaaaataaaaaataaaaataataataaaaagtattccGGTTATtcagtataatgctgctttagtccagttAAGGAGTGGCAGGAAGAGACGATACACTTTAGAATCTTgctaatgaatattcatacatgcaaacatatatcacCTCTGATAGGCTAACAGCACTACGAAACAGACAAGAGTTAGAAACATTAGTCTTTACATGTGTAACATGCCTTGCTAAGTGCATGTCGTCCAGCCACTGagctagtcttagagtctctgtaaaacgccaaatccaccggagatcctatttaaacctatagttactcacacacagaggtgggtagtccaggtccagaaagtaaaaatccaccccagatgTTCCAAAACATAcccctacctatctcaattgtacttggctggtggtgttccaaaTTCTAgataaattctaaccatttgttttttattactgGGTAAAGCTGATGggtaacactgatgtgttattcgcacaaataacacatgaatgaactgcatgctgctAAAtacctagcgctgttagttatctcctatctgacgagacggcgcaTCGCTGCCATGAATACTAATGATTCACGGGTTGACACaggtagacacggtgcttttcctgatcgactcgtttttttgtacttttcagaatattttcttttactagctgctgcagaaaatgaggaagaggttgaggaagagtttcatgttttATGTGCAGCAGCATCATAAAAACGAGAAAAAGATGATTTTAGAGGAAAGAGACCTTAATAAAAGTCTCATTTTAAGATCCTCACCTATAAAATGAGGAGCTATCTTATGGCGACGGTTAATTTGGTTAATTAATTTACCTTTATTTTAAGTTTGTCTACTGTATGACTGCAGACAAAGGAAGTACAccacctctctcactctctctctctctctctctttttctctcactctctctttctcgtagTTAGAGGGCACAGGCTGCGAGTGACTTTGATCCAGTTTCTCCTGCCACTGTGCCACTCAAGTCAGGCTCTTCTGGGTAGGAGATTGCATCTGAGTTATTGCCAGAGATGCGGCGCTGCGCTCAGCTCACCCCGGCGCAGTTTGGCAGCAGCGGCAGAAGTTCTTGCAGTGTGTCGCGCTGAAGCACGAGTGGAAATGACATGTCATGTTGTCACGGTCCATGTCGTACTAAATCTCAGGGAGTCCACTGTGTGTGCTGCCCCTACTGTGTGTGAGCGGATGGGCGAGTGTGTgcaacggagagagagagagagagagagagggagagagagagaataagagagagagagagagagagagagagagagaatgatgtaAACCCTGGCCTGCTGCTCTACCTGCAGCTCTTGAATatcttataaataaaacaaaaccggtaccacttaaaaataataatcactttATAAAGTGATtctaaatagtttataaaagagTTCATTACCCTgcaaaaaatccactggcaaaaactagacaaaatatatgcaaattaagacaaatatatgtatattaagcaaaaaaatctgccaatggggtaagcaaaaattttcttagtaagatttcttacaaaaagcaacggcaaagtctcaaaatgagtgaagaaacacctaaatcaagcaaaaaagcaAACACGTTTTTGGACAcgagaatcagaataacttgattgctgcttgattgtgtttattttgagttcaaatgacttaaaataaggtacgaattctaagtaagaatgattaagataataatccctaaaataagcaaaataatctaacacttccacacaatgcttagtaagacaaaaagtcttatcagagaagaaaataaaatttattgccttaaatgtagaaattttcacttgctaagatttagttatTTGCAGTGTAATAGTTATAAAGTTATAAGTTTTTAAcatatctaaaaaataataataaaataatatagaaagtctaaagtttagtttagtcatttaatatgttactatagttaaatgaataaagttattagcaGAAGTTAAGTGAATGATGACTGATAAAAAAGACCTAAagtaaagtaagataagcatctaatagtaagatctgaggtttaacagtataaatgaatagGAAAATCACTATTTGGTGCATGGAAGGccactgcttattaatgggttataACATAATTAACAACCATTAACAAActcttttataaactatttataaactatttataaaccctttataaagaagccATCTttcaaagtggtaccaaaaaatctCTAAAAATGTACATACAAATTAATGTGCATACAAACCAAAAATATAGTTAgtgttttacaaaaaaactgCATTAATGTTTTTGTTGTTCAAAACAAAGTTGTGTCACTTCTTCACATTGTGTCCAAATTTCAATGTAATTAGACacatacaaatattttaaaaaataaactaaatgtgttaacgtaaatctttttttttacatgatattATACATCTTTTGTGGTATAATAGAGATGTAGCGTGCTCAAATGATGTCTTATGACACATcttaatcataaaaaaacataaaattacctTCTTTATGGGACCAAAAGTGGTTATTTTCTATGGTTTCTTCACCTTCATCATCTTCATCGTTTTAAGGGTTTAGTTGATTAAACTTCTAAAATCTACAC
Proteins encoded in this window:
- the tshz1 gene encoding teashirt homolog 1, giving the protein MPRRKQQAPRRSSAYVPEDELKAAKIDEEHLQDDGLSLDGQDTEYLCNEEDDAREQLSYQNSPLSNGTNPDAGYGSPLSDTSDHLADFKSTTSSKEGQDKEEAEDMETEPGLSLQDSLAQMKAVYADLISDASWSSIAKDIMKSKQMSASSNSTASNHKGSSNSVANSHASTTNSSGASSVSTASGSASASAATSTTTSNNTANAPTFTTSKNGNVGAASSGGVAYDWHQAALAKTLQHTPYHLLPEPSLFSTVQLYRQNNKLYGPVFTGASKFRCKDCSAAYDTLVGLTVHMNETGHYRDDNKDQEDDAGKKWSKPRKRSLMEMEGKEDAQKVLKCMYCGHSFESLQDLSVHMIKTKHYQKVPLKEPMPALASKLVPSTKKRVFHDLVSPCSPESITGTTGVPLAESTPTKDQKVANPYVTANNRYGYQNGASYTWQFEARKAQILKCMECGSSHDTLQQLTAHMMVTGHFLKVTNSASKKGKQLVFDPVVEEKIQSIPLPPTTTRLPVPTIKSQPDSPLHSSAADERRDSPDEKMEVCEPEKKIKEEKEDPSEKPEKPEKPGQYKYLREEDLEETPKGGLDILKSLENTVSSAISKAQTGTPTWGGYPSIHAAYQLQGSVKSLAAVQSVKMQPTFSASSLKSLSTETSALIHSPSSPSPPPNHKNNVLAMEELVEKVTGKIVSKKEKEEKPIERIPKHGSAKSPSPVPKEKKDLPPPADFTKPTKNGTAEDTESVGRDTESKESRADTPDKNGMDVLKTPVSNGCSSLGIITDHSPEQPLVNHLSALQSIMNTHLGKASKTVSPLLDPLAMLYKISNNMMEKPIYNPTQVKQVESINRYYDNDDQPMDLTKSKSSNGRTNNCSSTVISHNNNSGSIASRPILSNLSESLSSPLRENALMDISDMVKNLTGRLTPKSSTPSSISEKSDADGSAFEDALEDFSHVQKRKGRQSNWNPQHLLILQAQFASSLRETPEGKFVITDLGPQERVHICKFTGLSMTTISHWLANVKYQLRRTGGTKFLKNIDSGQPLFLCSDCASQFRTPSTYISHLESHLGFSLKDLSKLSLDLMREQQAVTKMITDKTFNSLALTEEDSNSIYQCKLCNRTFVSKHAVKLHLSKTHGKSPEDHLIFVSELEKLDKA